One Natrinema halophilum genomic window carries:
- a CDS encoding DUF7470 family protein, with product MLRNLGALGLAGIALLLAGIALIAYENLLIAVGMALIVAGLGLVVRSLISGLLQNFGMF from the coding sequence ATGTTGCGAAACCTCGGTGCGCTCGGTCTCGCAGGTATCGCTCTCCTGCTCGCCGGTATCGCTCTCATCGCGTACGAAAACCTGTTGATCGCCGTCGGCATGGCGCTTATCGTCGCCGGTCTCGGCCTCGTCGTCCGATCGTTGATCTCCGGGCTGCTACAGAACTTCGGCATGTTCTGA
- a CDS encoding pyridoxal-phosphate-dependent aminotransferase family protein: MTTKREYKDDYPDKTLYIPGPTEVRADVIEAMCEPMFGHRMDRMTDLYTTIVEDTKEFLGTDNDVVILTGSGTEFMESSILNLVDENVLCTTCGSFSERQANVAERLGKSVETLEYEWGRAVKPEDVREALEERDTEYDAVTCVMNESSTGVRNPIEEIGDVVAEYPDTYFVVDAVSSLGGDYVDIDNHGIDVIFTSVQKAFAMPPGLAVCVVSDDAYERELESDSASWYGGFQRTLDYYDRKGQTHSTPAIPIMLAYRKQMKYMLEEGHDARDERHREMAEYTREWARNHFDMFPEEGYESQTVACIENTQGIDVAETIEAVDEQYDMVFSNGYGSQLGEKTFRIGHMGEHDLESITELTDAIEDVAGL, encoded by the coding sequence GTGACCACGAAACGCGAATATAAAGACGACTACCCAGACAAAACGCTGTATATCCCGGGCCCGACCGAGGTTCGTGCGGACGTTATCGAAGCGATGTGCGAGCCGATGTTCGGTCACCGCATGGACCGGATGACGGACCTGTACACGACCATCGTCGAAGACACGAAAGAGTTCCTCGGCACCGACAACGACGTCGTCATCCTGACGGGGTCGGGGACCGAGTTCATGGAGAGTTCGATCCTCAACCTCGTCGACGAAAACGTCCTCTGTACGACCTGTGGCAGTTTCAGCGAGCGACAGGCCAACGTCGCCGAACGTCTCGGCAAGTCCGTCGAGACCCTCGAGTACGAGTGGGGTCGGGCGGTCAAACCCGAGGACGTCCGCGAAGCGCTCGAGGAAAGGGATACCGAGTACGACGCCGTGACCTGCGTGATGAACGAGAGTTCGACCGGCGTCCGCAACCCCATCGAGGAGATTGGCGACGTCGTGGCCGAGTATCCGGACACGTACTTCGTCGTCGACGCCGTCTCGTCGCTTGGCGGCGACTACGTCGACATCGACAACCACGGCATCGACGTCATCTTCACCTCGGTTCAGAAGGCCTTCGCGATGCCCCCCGGACTGGCGGTCTGCGTCGTCAGCGACGACGCCTACGAGCGCGAACTCGAGAGCGACTCCGCGTCGTGGTACGGCGGATTCCAGCGGACGCTCGATTACTACGACCGGAAGGGCCAGACCCACTCGACGCCGGCGATTCCGATCATGTTGGCCTACCGCAAACAGATGAAGTACATGCTCGAGGAGGGCCACGACGCCCGCGACGAGCGTCATCGAGAGATGGCCGAGTACACGCGCGAGTGGGCCCGCAACCACTTCGACATGTTTCCCGAGGAGGGGTACGAATCGCAGACGGTGGCCTGCATCGAGAACACGCAGGGAATCGACGTGGCCGAGACCATCGAGGCCGTCGATGAACAGTACGACATGGTGTTTTCGAACGGGTACGGCTCCCAACTCGGCGAAAAGACGTTTCGGATCGGTCACATGGGTGAACACGACCTCGAGTCGATCACGGAACTCACCGACGCAATCGAAGACGTCGCCGGATTGTAA
- a CDS encoding MFS transporter gives MHSSDRDRVVLAALVFAVLFSQVLLYPGVATLVETLGADAGTSAFAATALDASMWFLVAEFAAYVAFVGVWGVASDVTGRRRSFIVAGALTGAVGYAALAAVPTIGAVPFEGVLLLRVFQGAMTIGAFSLTMTMLMDLEGGHGRNMGAAGIAIGLGAALGAPAGGQLTELSPIAPLVVAASLLVCVGALVSLVGDRTPDDRRTARALVEGVRGRPTVLVPYAFGFVDRLTAGFFALVGTLYFQDTFGIGAGTTGLLLACFFGPFALLQYPMGALSDRIGRTVPIVVGSVCYGVGILAVGAVPSVPTAAVAMVGVGVLGALVAPATMALVTDLADESERGTAMAGFNLAGSVGFLGGFLLGGIVAGSYGYELAFIVVGGLEIAIAVVTVPIFLRLSVGRTDRFQTGDHGDA, from the coding sequence GTGCACTCGAGTGACCGCGATCGGGTCGTGCTCGCCGCGCTCGTCTTCGCGGTGTTGTTCTCGCAGGTGTTGCTCTATCCGGGCGTCGCGACGCTCGTGGAGACGCTGGGTGCTGACGCGGGGACGTCGGCGTTTGCGGCGACCGCGCTCGACGCGAGCATGTGGTTTCTGGTCGCCGAGTTCGCCGCCTACGTCGCGTTCGTCGGCGTCTGGGGGGTTGCGAGCGATGTGACCGGCCGCCGCCGCTCTTTCATCGTCGCCGGTGCGCTGACCGGTGCGGTCGGTTACGCCGCCCTCGCTGCCGTCCCCACGATTGGAGCGGTTCCGTTCGAGGGCGTCCTTCTGCTGCGTGTTTTCCAGGGGGCGATGACCATCGGCGCGTTCTCCCTGACGATGACCATGCTGATGGATCTCGAGGGCGGTCACGGTCGGAACATGGGCGCGGCCGGCATCGCGATCGGGCTCGGCGCTGCTCTGGGCGCCCCCGCCGGCGGGCAACTGACGGAGCTGTCTCCCATCGCACCGCTAGTCGTCGCGGCCAGCCTTCTCGTCTGCGTGGGCGCGCTCGTCTCGCTCGTCGGCGACCGCACGCCTGACGACCGGCGGACGGCTCGCGCACTCGTCGAAGGCGTCCGAGGACGACCGACAGTCTTGGTTCCGTACGCGTTCGGCTTCGTCGATCGACTCACGGCAGGCTTTTTCGCCCTCGTCGGGACGCTCTACTTTCAGGACACCTTCGGAATCGGAGCCGGGACGACTGGCCTCCTGCTGGCGTGTTTTTTCGGCCCGTTCGCCCTGTTGCAGTATCCGATGGGTGCCCTTTCGGATCGAATCGGCCGAACCGTTCCGATCGTCGTCGGATCAGTGTGTTACGGCGTCGGCATTCTCGCCGTCGGAGCCGTACCGTCCGTTCCGACTGCTGCGGTGGCGATGGTCGGCGTCGGCGTTCTCGGAGCGCTGGTCGCTCCGGCGACGATGGCGCTGGTCACCGACCTCGCCGACGAGAGCGAGCGCGGAACCGCCATGGCCGGATTCAACCTCGCCGGCAGCGTCGGCTTTTTAGGTGGGTTTCTCCTCGGCGGGATCGTCGCCGGCAGCTACGGCTACGAACTCGCATTCATCGTCGTGGGCGGCCTCGAGATCGCGATTGCCGTCGTTACCGTTCCGATATTCCTTCGACTGTCGGTGGGACGAACCGATCGGTTCCAGACCGGCGATCACGGCGACGCGTGA
- a CDS encoding DUF460 domain-containing protein: MSTRTSALDAVVFGVDIQSGDVRGDAPSYALTVFNGDDVTRDVVSHRKLRRLIDDEEPAIVATDNMYELAADKDQLIHFLGSLPAGTRLVQVTGDEQPEPLSRVAKRHGIPYGKDPMKEAEAAARLAAHNVGYEVSAFTDTTEVKVSRGRSTGSGGWSEDRYTRRIHGSVKRRSREVESELEDENLEFEKEVRESYGGYANAVFTVQAKPNDIPVSRNRSGDVRVEIERQRRDGIEFSPLVKRRDHVVVGIDPGTTTAVAIVGLEGEVLDVWSSRTSDTADVIEWIVERGRPIIVAADVTPMPETVEKFRRSFDAAGWTPDRDLPIDEKQHRTRDHPYDNDHQRDAMAAALYAIDAHEGQFRRIADKLPPGIDRGEVTARVVAGEESVEAVLRDLTDDEAGDEEEATEHEPRELTAEEKRIKDLERQVERLQSHVERLEGRIEDRDDRIDELETELSTARREERQEVRRNREVSRLERKANRLERERDDAREEVETLEKKVERMKALWKLDHSNFSDVSAKKEGLVPVKVVEKFTKGAIRKADEQYGIASGDVVYIRDASGAGRSTAELMAEFDPRVIIKDGGLSEIADELLFDAEIPVGPADDVAMQEVDELAVAREDDVEAVIDDWHERARDRKRDRKAAMVDQLISEHRAGDNEV; the protein is encoded by the coding sequence GTGAGTACGCGAACGAGTGCGCTCGATGCGGTCGTCTTCGGAGTCGACATCCAGAGCGGTGACGTGCGTGGTGATGCGCCATCGTACGCACTGACGGTTTTCAACGGCGACGACGTCACCCGTGACGTCGTTTCTCACCGGAAACTCAGGCGTCTAATCGACGACGAAGAGCCGGCAATCGTCGCGACGGACAACATGTACGAGCTCGCAGCCGACAAGGATCAGCTCATCCACTTCCTCGGTTCGCTGCCCGCCGGCACTCGACTCGTCCAGGTGACCGGTGACGAGCAACCCGAGCCGCTCTCTCGCGTCGCGAAACGCCACGGAATCCCCTACGGAAAGGACCCAATGAAAGAAGCCGAGGCCGCCGCTCGGCTTGCCGCCCACAACGTCGGTTACGAGGTATCCGCGTTTACGGATACGACCGAAGTCAAGGTCTCGCGGGGCCGCTCGACCGGCAGCGGTGGCTGGAGCGAAGACCGCTATACCCGTCGCATTCACGGCTCCGTCAAACGCCGATCCCGCGAAGTTGAATCCGAACTCGAGGACGAAAACCTCGAGTTCGAAAAAGAGGTTCGGGAGTCCTACGGCGGGTACGCAAACGCCGTCTTCACCGTCCAGGCCAAGCCGAACGACATTCCCGTCTCGCGCAATCGATCGGGCGACGTCCGTGTCGAGATCGAGCGCCAGCGCCGCGACGGCATCGAGTTCAGCCCGCTCGTCAAACGCCGAGATCACGTCGTCGTCGGGATCGATCCCGGAACGACGACTGCCGTCGCGATCGTCGGCCTCGAGGGAGAGGTGCTCGACGTCTGGAGTTCACGTACCAGCGACACCGCCGACGTAATCGAGTGGATCGTCGAGCGGGGCCGACCGATCATCGTCGCAGCCGACGTGACGCCGATGCCCGAGACCGTCGAGAAGTTCCGCCGGAGCTTCGATGCCGCGGGCTGGACGCCCGACCGGGACCTGCCGATCGACGAGAAACAGCACCGAACCCGCGACCACCCCTACGACAACGACCACCAGCGCGACGCGATGGCAGCCGCACTGTACGCCATCGACGCCCACGAGGGTCAATTCAGGCGGATCGCGGACAAGCTCCCGCCGGGAATCGATCGGGGTGAGGTCACCGCCCGTGTCGTCGCCGGCGAGGAAAGCGTCGAGGCAGTCCTGCGGGACCTGACCGACGACGAAGCCGGCGATGAAGAAGAGGCAACCGAACACGAACCCCGCGAGCTTACCGCAGAGGAAAAGCGAATCAAAGATCTGGAACGGCAGGTCGAGCGCCTCCAATCACACGTCGAGCGCCTCGAGGGACGCATCGAGGATCGCGACGACCGAATCGACGAACTCGAGACGGAGCTCAGTACCGCTCGCCGCGAGGAACGACAAGAAGTCCGTCGCAATCGGGAGGTGAGCCGCCTCGAGCGGAAAGCCAATCGGCTCGAACGCGAGCGCGACGACGCCCGCGAGGAGGTCGAAACGCTCGAGAAGAAAGTCGAGCGAATGAAAGCGCTCTGGAAGCTCGATCACTCGAACTTCAGCGACGTCTCGGCGAAGAAAGAGGGGTTGGTCCCGGTCAAGGTCGTAGAGAAGTTCACGAAGGGCGCGATCCGCAAGGCAGACGAACAGTACGGCATCGCGTCCGGCGACGTCGTCTACATCCGGGACGCAAGCGGCGCGGGCCGATCGACGGCCGAACTCATGGCGGAGTTCGACCCCCGCGTCATCATTAAGGACGGCGGCCTCTCGGAGATTGCCGACGAACTCCTCTTCGACGCCGAGATTCCGGTCGGCCCCGCCGACGACGTCGCGATGCAGGAAGTTGACGAACTCGCCGTCGCCCGCGAGGACGACGTCGAAGCCGTAATCGACGACTGGCACGAGCGCGCGCGGGATCGAAAGCGGGACCGCAAGGCGGCGATGGTCGACCAGCTCATCAGCGAACACCGGGCAGGCGATAACGAAGTGTAG
- a CDS encoding fibronectin type III domain-containing protein yields MTHPNDTDDDEQFFESDTPANSPPSRRTFVQAAGAGAGTLALGASPASAQESRPTVSVTLADDQIESGGATTATIRIENSPEGSAGCTTEFAVDPDVAQITAVELGEYGRDIIEDQLNSEIEANGGSVSSIDPSVFGSIDETEYELATLRLEGQGNGTTELELVDFVLTPPDDGTIENASYDAPSVTVGTDSGSGADPVALDTPTNLEVVAGNETSVEVSWSSVSNAVEYAVSVDGTRKTSTTSTSATITGLDAGTTYEIGVSAVGQGGVASDAATVQVTTAAGAQADTPTLTVDLETAMIQPGETTTVNFGLTEAPTGLVGFQIEPSVDTEVATIVDAELGETYRSTLFREVETGAGSAMLRAIYTLDAGTTDIDFGHVELEAVANGETAVEVEIVRLEDTDANSVEATVEDATLTVGGQSDSDPESPTPPEGLEVTAETETSVELSWGSVSNAVEYAIFVDGTQQTTTTSTSATITGLDADTTYEVGVSAVGQGGARSDVVTVQATTKNAGNGEGDQNEGGSGGYPEWDSSVLYQSGDRVRWNGEVWVAQWKNQNAEPRYEVNYAWAPLNGEIPLEVDYLAKIKPSATTVGVGERIVFQVREQTASSYWVDTLQWDLGDGTTASGWYVGHSYDSSGTYAVTLTAVDNLGRQTTHEIEIIVS; encoded by the coding sequence ATGACTCATCCGAACGATACAGACGACGATGAACAGTTCTTCGAATCAGACACTCCGGCGAATTCGCCCCCCTCACGACGCACTTTCGTACAGGCCGCCGGTGCCGGTGCGGGAACGCTCGCACTCGGGGCGTCACCGGCTTCGGCCCAGGAGAGTCGGCCGACGGTATCGGTTACGCTCGCTGACGATCAGATCGAATCCGGCGGGGCGACAACCGCAACGATTCGGATCGAGAACTCGCCTGAGGGTTCGGCCGGCTGTACCACCGAGTTCGCGGTCGACCCCGACGTCGCCCAGATCACTGCGGTCGAACTGGGCGAGTACGGGAGGGATATCATCGAAGACCAGCTAAACAGCGAAATTGAAGCCAACGGCGGCTCGGTCTCGTCGATCGACCCGAGCGTCTTCGGATCGATCGACGAGACCGAGTACGAGTTGGCAACGCTTCGACTCGAGGGCCAGGGGAACGGCACAACCGAACTCGAACTCGTCGACTTCGTGTTGACTCCGCCGGACGATGGCACAATCGAGAACGCAAGCTACGACGCACCGTCGGTAACCGTCGGCACGGACTCCGGGTCCGGAGCCGACCCCGTTGCGCTCGACACGCCCACGAATCTCGAAGTCGTCGCCGGGAACGAGACGTCGGTCGAGGTCTCGTGGAGTTCGGTCTCGAACGCCGTCGAATACGCCGTCTCCGTCGACGGAACGCGGAAAACCTCGACGACTTCGACGAGCGCGACCATCACCGGACTCGACGCGGGCACGACCTACGAGATCGGCGTCAGCGCCGTCGGGCAGGGCGGCGTCGCGTCCGACGCCGCGACCGTACAGGTAACGACGGCCGCCGGTGCGCAGGCGGACACGCCAACGCTCACAGTCGACCTCGAAACCGCGATGATCCAGCCCGGCGAGACGACGACTGTCAATTTCGGTCTGACTGAAGCGCCAACCGGGCTGGTTGGCTTCCAGATCGAGCCCAGCGTCGATACTGAAGTCGCGACCATCGTCGATGCCGAACTCGGCGAGACGTACAGATCGACCCTGTTCCGCGAAGTCGAGACCGGAGCGGGCTCCGCGATGCTCCGCGCGATATACACCCTCGACGCCGGCACTACCGACATCGATTTCGGTCACGTCGAACTCGAGGCCGTTGCGAACGGTGAAACCGCTGTCGAGGTCGAGATCGTCCGGCTCGAGGACACGGATGCCAATAGCGTCGAGGCCACGGTCGAGGATGCGACGCTTACCGTCGGCGGCCAAAGCGATTCAGACCCCGAGTCGCCCACTCCCCCTGAGGGGCTCGAAGTCACCGCCGAGACCGAGACGTCGGTCGAACTATCGTGGGGTTCAGTCTCGAACGCGGTCGAATACGCGATATTCGTCGACGGCACACAACAAACGACGACGACGTCGACGAGCGCGACCATCACCGGACTCGATGCGGACACGACCTACGAGGTCGGCGTCAGCGCCGTCGGTCAGGGAGGTGCCAGGTCGGACGTGGTAACCGTGCAGGCGACGACGAAAAATGCCGGCAACGGTGAGGGCGATCAGAACGAGGGCGGCAGTGGCGGCTACCCCGAGTGGGACTCGAGCGTTCTCTACCAGTCGGGTGATCGCGTCCGCTGGAACGGCGAAGTCTGGGTCGCACAGTGGAAAAATCAAAACGCGGAGCCCCGCTACGAGGTGAATTACGCCTGGGCTCCACTAAACGGCGAGATCCCGCTCGAGGTGGACTACCTTGCAAAGATCAAACCGAGCGCGACAACAGTCGGAGTCGGCGAACGAATCGTTTTCCAGGTTCGGGAGCAGACGGCTTCCAGTTACTGGGTCGACACGCTTCAGTGGGATCTCGGTGACGGAACGACCGCCAGCGGCTGGTACGTCGGTCACTCCTACGATTCCAGTGGCACCTATGCCGTGACTCTCACGGCGGTGGATAACTTGGGACGACAGACAACCCACGAAATCGAGATCATTGTCTCCTGA
- a CDS encoding ATP-binding protein, which translates to MDTRMNYSGFVIAGIGFFTTRFTVTLAIYEEPIQFYLGGIVPLALGLGLAAFGMALAVADVKVSLVRTTALWCVIGFVTMFALVVLTILGSSQNGFADFATTRSQTYLSNFLIGGSIGGTLTGLYASRTQQQRSDLQQQANRLVVFNRLLRHEVLNAVSIIQGYATANSNENLDATKAIEESSLVIEQTIEEVKFLSQQTNQGKTPSVPVSLEECLRESISTVTDQHPNANVSVGNVPENLTVRANNRLPQVFTHLIDNSIVHAVDDNPVVTVTEMKNSVRVSVADEGPGLPENQQHLLETGDIEEFDDPTAGFGLNVVRLLVESYEGRIETEVTENGTTVTVVLPKVEDEIRSVEASHANLAGVRLALPSLLVTLLAALIAGVLYGITSEALGGAIAGIGVFYGTANQTVGWITHEFHSVVFGFVFVSLVSLAPEQYRESVFTYAAIGIGWALVLWIVAAGVIAPIWLRLLGIPASLPNISFSLMLSHLVWGLSLGVFTAWGYKYVLPWVARIDEQLRRRVRNADRLF; encoded by the coding sequence ATGGATACGCGTATGAACTATAGCGGTTTCGTCATCGCTGGGATCGGATTCTTCACGACGCGGTTTACGGTTACACTCGCTATCTATGAGGAACCGATCCAGTTCTATCTTGGGGGAATTGTGCCGCTGGCACTCGGTCTTGGATTGGCAGCCTTCGGCATGGCGCTGGCAGTCGCTGATGTGAAAGTGTCGCTGGTCCGGACGACGGCACTTTGGTGCGTCATTGGTTTTGTTACGATGTTCGCTCTTGTCGTCCTCACTATTTTGGGATCCTCTCAAAATGGCTTCGCGGACTTTGCGACGACTCGCTCGCAAACGTATCTCTCGAACTTTCTTATCGGCGGGAGTATCGGTGGTACCTTAACAGGACTCTATGCCTCACGCACCCAACAACAACGGAGTGACCTCCAGCAACAGGCAAACCGATTGGTAGTTTTCAACCGGTTGCTCCGTCACGAAGTACTCAACGCGGTGTCTATTATCCAGGGATATGCGACGGCAAATAGCAACGAAAACCTAGATGCCACGAAAGCGATTGAGGAGAGTTCACTTGTCATCGAGCAGACCATTGAAGAAGTGAAGTTCCTCAGCCAGCAAACTAACCAAGGAAAGACGCCAAGTGTTCCAGTCTCTCTGGAAGAGTGTCTACGGGAGAGCATATCAACAGTCACCGACCAACATCCGAACGCCAATGTCTCGGTCGGAAACGTCCCGGAAAATCTCACGGTACGAGCCAACAACCGGCTACCGCAGGTTTTCACACATTTGATTGATAATTCCATAGTCCACGCGGTGGACGACAACCCTGTAGTCACAGTTACCGAGATGAAGAATAGCGTCCGTGTCAGCGTGGCAGACGAAGGACCTGGCCTCCCCGAGAATCAACAGCATCTGCTTGAAACCGGCGATATTGAGGAGTTCGACGATCCCACAGCAGGATTCGGGTTGAACGTCGTTCGTCTACTCGTCGAGAGTTATGAAGGGAGGATCGAAACTGAGGTCACGGAGAACGGGACAACAGTCACGGTCGTACTTCCCAAGGTGGAGGATGAGATCAGAAGTGTGGAGGCGAGTCATGCGAACCTAGCTGGCGTACGCCTCGCTCTTCCTTCCCTGCTCGTCACCCTACTGGCAGCGTTGATTGCGGGCGTGCTATATGGAATTACGTCGGAGGCTCTCGGGGGTGCTATCGCTGGTATTGGGGTTTTTTACGGGACCGCGAATCAAACCGTCGGTTGGATAACGCATGAGTTTCACAGCGTAGTTTTCGGCTTCGTCTTCGTCAGTCTCGTCTCATTGGCACCGGAACAATATCGTGAGAGCGTATTCACCTACGCGGCTATCGGAATTGGCTGGGCGCTCGTTCTGTGGATCGTTGCCGCTGGTGTCATTGCACCGATTTGGTTGCGACTGTTAGGGATTCCTGCATCGCTTCCGAATATCTCGTTTTCGTTGATGCTGAGTCACCTCGTTTGGGGACTGTCGCTTGGAGTGTTCACCGCGTGGGGATACAAATACGTCCTCCCCTGGGTAGCCCGTATCGATGAGCAATTAAGACGTAGGGTAAGAAACGCTGACCGTCTCTTCTGA
- the rnz gene encoding ribonuclease Z translates to MPLRVTFLGTAGAIPTTGRNPSSVFVARDGEGLLFDAGEGTQRQMMRFGTGFSVSQLFVTHLHGDHVFGIPGLLQTMDFNDREEPLAIYTPRGTRRQLKSLVSALGNHPSFPVRINEVGGGDVASRAEEYEIRAFDTDHDTRSVGYALVEDERKGRFDRERAEELGVPVGPKFSTLHAGESVELEDGTVVEPDQVVGDPRPGRAVVYTGDTRPTESTIGVVDDPDLLIHDATFADDRADRATDTAHSTARQAAEIANRAGADCLALMHLSSRYAGDTTGHERQAREVFEGDVILPDDGDALEIPYSDD, encoded by the coding sequence ATGCCACTGCGCGTGACGTTCCTGGGGACGGCCGGTGCGATTCCGACGACGGGGCGGAATCCGAGCAGCGTCTTCGTCGCCCGCGACGGAGAGGGACTACTGTTCGACGCCGGCGAGGGGACCCAACGCCAGATGATGCGGTTCGGAACGGGGTTTTCCGTCTCGCAACTGTTCGTCACGCACCTCCACGGCGATCACGTCTTCGGAATTCCCGGATTGCTCCAGACGATGGACTTCAACGACCGCGAGGAGCCACTGGCAATCTACACACCCCGCGGCACGCGCCGCCAGCTCAAATCGCTCGTGTCCGCCCTCGGAAACCACCCCTCGTTTCCCGTTCGGATCAACGAGGTCGGCGGCGGGGACGTCGCCTCCCGCGCGGAAGAGTACGAAATTCGGGCGTTCGATACCGATCACGACACCCGGTCGGTCGGCTACGCGCTCGTCGAAGACGAACGCAAAGGCCGTTTCGACCGCGAGCGCGCCGAAGAGCTGGGCGTCCCGGTCGGCCCGAAATTCTCGACACTCCACGCGGGCGAATCCGTCGAACTCGAGGACGGCACCGTCGTCGAGCCCGATCAAGTAGTCGGTGACCCGCGTCCGGGCCGGGCGGTCGTCTACACGGGCGATACGCGTCCCACCGAGTCGACGATCGGCGTCGTCGACGATCCCGACCTGTTGATCCACGACGCGACGTTCGCCGACGACCGCGCCGATCGGGCCACCGATACCGCCCACTCGACGGCACGACAGGCCGCAGAAATCGCGAACCGGGCCGGTGCCGACTGCCTCGCGCTGATGCACCTGTCCTCCCGGTATGCAGGCGACACCACGGGCCACGAACGGCAGGCCAGGGAGGTCTTCGAGGGTGACGTCATCCTCCCCGACGACGGCGACGCACTCGAGATTCCGTATTCGGACGACTGA
- a CDS encoding plastocyanin/azurin family copper-binding protein, with product MARDKAVSRRTALKVTGAAASTALVAGCSSGGGNGNGNGNGNGNGNGNGSGSGPVEIEAGSTIMFEADGQSWVGKEPSGIEGKTNPTIQLTDGESYTIGWTQNEPGHNIALYNSDGSVYNGKKTEVASSTGEGQTLEFTASTDIAEYVCIPHYSSGMKGTIEVE from the coding sequence ATGGCACGAGATAAGGCAGTTTCACGGCGGACAGCACTGAAGGTGACGGGCGCGGCCGCATCGACAGCGCTCGTCGCCGGTTGCAGCAGCGGTGGCGGCAACGGGAACGGCAATGGAAACGGCAACGGCAACGGTAACGGTAACGGCAGCGGCAGCGGCCCCGTCGAAATCGAGGCCGGATCGACGATCATGTTCGAAGCCGACGGCCAGTCGTGGGTCGGCAAGGAACCGTCCGGGATCGAAGGCAAGACGAACCCGACGATTCAGCTCACTGACGGCGAGTCGTACACGATCGGCTGGACGCAGAACGAACCCGGCCACAACATCGCGCTCTACAACAGCGACGGAAGCGTGTACAACGGCAAAAAGACGGAGGTCGCCTCCAGCACTGGCGAGGGCCAGACGCTCGAGTTCACGGCCAGCACGGACATCGCGGAATACGTCTGTATTCCCCACTACTCGAGCGGAATGAAAGGCACTATCGAAGTCGAGTAA
- the eif1A gene encoding translation initiation factor eIF-1A, whose product MSDDGDGGRKNLRMPEDDEVFATVTNMLGANRVKVRCADGKERTARIPGKMQKRIWIREDDVVLVEPWDWQDEKADITWRYEKSDADQLRREGHIQ is encoded by the coding sequence ATGAGCGACGACGGTGACGGCGGTCGGAAGAACCTCCGGATGCCCGAGGACGACGAGGTCTTCGCGACCGTCACCAACATGCTCGGGGCGAATCGGGTGAAGGTACGCTGTGCCGACGGGAAAGAACGCACCGCGCGGATTCCCGGCAAGATGCAAAAACGCATCTGGATCCGCGAGGACGACGTCGTCCTCGTCGAACCGTGGGACTGGCAGGACGAAAAGGCCGACATCACCTGGCGCTACGAGAAAAGCGATGCCGACCAACTTCGGCGCGAAGGCCATATTCAGTAA